A single region of the Gossypium arboreum isolate Shixiya-1 chromosome 12, ASM2569848v2, whole genome shotgun sequence genome encodes:
- the LOC108476993 gene encoding CCG-binding protein 1: MIKSILLRTYSAPILVEVKDIRRSGLSPLSKTRFASTIRCSSSNDAYIPKLEPFSRTKFERAVKDPPLIEKSENDLADYCSTLEGDESYSCWRAYFELKDLEKEVAKEEVEQLIIQAGGVKSLIGFLHGIASIHNNGNNKGISSKAKPLQTEHEGKIFSHIPDGLPKSAEEIEEEERARMLDSPFTRMLRTKGTLPAWYSPAPDHETN; encoded by the exons ATGATAAAGTCCATCCTCTTACGTACCTATTCTGCTCCTATCCTTGTGGAGGTTAAGGATATCCGCCGTTCGGGATTATCACCGTTGTCGAAAACGAGATTTGCTTCCACGATTCGCTGTTCTTCGAGCAACGACGCCTACATACCGAAGCTCGAGCCTTTTAGTAGAACAAAATTCGAGCGTGCTGTTAAAGACCCTCCCTTGATTGAGAAATCTGAGAACGATCTCGCTG ATTACTGTTCGACACTTGAAGGAGACGAATCTTATAGTTGCTGGAGAGCTTATTTCGAACTCAAAGATCTTGAG AAAGAGGTAGCGAAAGAAGAGGTAGAGCAGTTAATTATACAAGCAGGGGGAGTTAAGTCACTGATTGGTTTCTTACATGGAATCGCATCCATCCACAACAATGGAAACAACAAAGGAATTTCAAGTAAGGCAAAGCCATTGCAGACTGAACATGAAGGGAAAATATTCAGTCATATCCCAGATGGGTTGCCAAAATCTGCAGAAGAaatagaggaagaagagagagCAAGAATGCTGGATTCCCCATTTACCAGAATGCTTAGAACCAAAGGCACACTTCCTGCCTGGTACTCTCCTGCACCTGACCACGAGACCAATTGA
- the LOC108478962 gene encoding pollen-specific leucine-rich repeat extensin-like protein 3 → MGKPRRSQVFGLSFLFFSFLSSLSTSSFALSDAEASYLSQRQLLTLPENGELPDGFEFQVQINLKFDNSRLRRAYIALQAWKKAMYSDPKNITNNWVGPNVCGYSGVFCAQALDDPKIKVVAGVDLNHADIAGYLPAELGLMSDLALFHINSNRFCGIIPNSFSELTLMHEFDVSNNRFVGPFPNVTLSWSSVRYIDIRFNNFEGQIPPELFEMKLDALFLNNNRFTSTIPETIGQSTVSVVTFANNKFKGCIPHSIGKMENLDEIIFMNNDLGGCFPLEVGSLKNLTVFDASFNSFVGALPQELSNLIGVNVLDISHNKLTGVLPENICKLPSLSNFSFSQNYFNGAANACVPTSRKDIVLDDTGNCLGDRPNQKLGNECEAVLSHPIDCSKDKCGGGSSPKPPVKAPPKPQPKPPVHSPPPQVLSPPPPVYSPPPQPVRSPPPPPVQSPPPPVHSPPPPPVQSPPPPVRSPPPPVYSPPPPVQSPPPPVLSPPPPVSFPPPPVQSPPPPVLSPPPPVSFPPPPVQSPPPVYSPHPPVQSQPPPTSPPVVALTLPPTKKVVLPPNLGFQYSSPPPPMFPGY, encoded by the coding sequence ATGGGTAAACCTCGAAGGTCGCAGGTTTTTGggttatcttttcttttcttttcttttctctcttcattaTCCACATCTTCTTTCGCATTGTCTGATGCTGAAGCATCATACCTCAGTCAACGTCAACTCTTAACCCTCCCTGAAAATGGTGAACTTCCTGATGGTTTTGAGTTTCAAGTTCaaataaacttaaaatttgaTAATTCTAGGCTGAGGAGGGCTTACATTGCCCTCCAAGCCTGGAAAAAGGCAATGTATTCTGATCCGAAGAACATAACCAACAATTGGGTTGGTCCTAATGTATGTGGCTACTCCGGTGTCTTTTGCGCTCAAGCATTGGATGACCCAAAAATAAAAGTTGTTGCTGGTGTTGATCTTAATCATGCTGACATTGCCGGATACCTTCCGGCAGAGCTGGGGTTGATGAGCGATCTTGCATTGTTCCACATAAATTCCAACAGATTTTGTGGGATTATACCCAATAGCTTCTCTGAGCTTACGCTTATGCATGAGTTTGATGTTAGCAACAATCGGTTCGTCGGCCCTTTCCCGAATGTTACATTATCCTGGTCGAGTGTCAGGTACATCGACATCAGATTCAACAATTTTGAAGGCCAAATACCGCCTGAGCTTTTCGAAATGAAACTCGACGCATTGTTCTTAAATAACAATAGGTTCACTTCGACCATTCCCGAAACAATCGGCCAATCCACAGTCTCTGTGGTGACATTTGCCAACAACAAATTCAAAGGTTGTATTCCACATAGCATTGGCAAAATGGAGAACTTGGATGAGATTATTTTCATGAACAATGACCTGGGCGGTTGCTTCCCACTGGAAGTTGGTTCGCTTAAGAACCTGACTGTGTTCGACGCCAGCTTTAACTCATTCGTCGGTGCTTTGCCACAAGAGCTTTCAAACTTGATAGGGGTTAATGTTTTGGACATTTCCCATAACAAGTTGACAGGTGTTTTGCCTGAGAATATTTGTAAGTTGCCAAGCTTGTCTAATTTCTCATTCTCTCAAAACTACTTTAATGGAGCGGCCAATGCTTGTGTACCAACTTCGAGGAAAGACATCGTATTGGATGACACTGGCAATTGTTTGGGTGATAGGCCGAACCAGAAGTTAGGCAATGAATGCGAAGCCGTTTTGAGCCATCCAATTGATTGTAGTAAAGACAAATGTGGTGGTGGCTCTTCACCTAAGCCACCCGTCAAAGCTCCTCCAAAGCCACAGCCAAAACCTCCCGTTCACTCACCACCACCACAAGTTCTCTCCCCTCCACCACCCGTCTACTCACCACCACCACAACCTGTTCGCTCCCCTCCACCTCCACCAGTTCAATCACCACCACCACCGGTTCACTCCCCTCCACCTCCACCAGTTCAATCACCACCACCACCAGTTCGCTCCCCTCCACCACCCGTCTACTCTCCACCTCCACCAGTTCAATCTCCACCACCACCAGTTCTCTCCCCTCCACCACCCGTCTCCTTTCCACCTCCACCAGTTCAATCTCCACCACCACCAGTTCTCTCCCCTCCACCACCCGTCTCCTTCCCACCTCCACCAGTTCAATCACCACCACCCGTCTACTCTCCACATCCACCAGTTCAATCACAACCACCACCAACTTCACCTCCAGTTGTTGCTTTGACACTGCCACCTACAAAAAAAGTAGTCCTCCCTCCAAACTTGGGATTCCAATACTCATCGCCACCTCCACCAATGTTCCCAGGCTACTGA